One stretch of Lacrimispora sphenoides DNA includes these proteins:
- a CDS encoding ABC transporter substrate-binding protein: MKKSEKSAKKHYLLGRTGILAALFGCTAAVILGGCAGKEKAPVDTTVHLGVMYSSDIVPLTIITEQGLDKKYGVQLDMQVFSSAKDRDAALQAGELDGVFTDFIGLCMYQNAGLDVKATGCTDGDYVLLAGKDTGITSLENAAGKSIAISENTLIEYSLDYILTNAGLDDTYLDKQVVPRIPDRLEMLRNGKIDLVLLPEPFSTLAIKDGAVVLGSANTDGLYPAVSAFTKKAIDEKSDTIKKMYQAYDEAVDYLNTTPLKEYEATIIKAAGYPEELTGNIKLPDYRKNELPKAADLQAAVEWAAKKGLCSPDLKPDQLMGELK; encoded by the coding sequence ATGAAAAAATCAGAAAAAAGTGCTAAGAAACATTATTTATTAGGCCGCACTGGAATTCTTGCGGCATTGTTTGGCTGTACAGCGGCGGTTATCCTGGGCGGATGCGCCGGCAAAGAGAAGGCACCCGTCGATACCACCGTTCATTTGGGAGTCATGTATTCTTCCGATATTGTCCCCCTTACCATCATCACGGAACAGGGGCTTGACAAAAAGTACGGAGTCCAGTTGGATATGCAGGTATTCTCTTCTGCAAAGGACCGGGATGCTGCTCTTCAGGCAGGGGAATTAGATGGGGTGTTTACGGACTTCATCGGCCTGTGTATGTATCAGAATGCGGGACTGGACGTAAAAGCAACCGGATGCACTGACGGAGATTATGTGCTGCTGGCAGGAAAGGATACTGGAATCACTTCCCTGGAGAACGCAGCGGGAAAAAGCATTGCAATCTCGGAAAACACGCTGATCGAGTACTCCCTGGATTATATTTTAACGAATGCCGGGTTAGATGATACATATTTGGACAAGCAGGTGGTACCGCGGATCCCAGACAGGCTTGAAATGCTGCGAAACGGCAAGATCGATCTGGTTCTTCTGCCGGAACCATTCTCCACTCTGGCGATCAAGGATGGAGCGGTAGTTCTTGGAAGTGCCAATACCGACGGACTATATCCGGCCGTATCTGCATTCACGAAGAAAGCCATTGATGAAAAATCCGATACCATAAAAAAAATGTATCAGGCATACGATGAGGCGGTTGATTATCTGAATACAACGCCGTTAAAAGAGTATGAAGCCACGATCATCAAGGCGGCAGGCTATCCGGAAGAACTCACCGGAAATATTAAGCTGCCGGACTACAGGAAAAATGAACTGCCAAAAGCGGCTGATTTACAGGCAGCTGTGGAATGGGCAGCTAAGAAGGGATTATGCAGCCCGGATTTAAAGCCTGACCAACTGATGGGAGAATTGAAATAG
- a CDS encoding UbiA-like polyprenyltransferase, with protein MGSIIGKIVNKLNEYGKLVMFSHTIFSLAFAAVALLAVSSGRPDPKVVFWAAVAFLSARTGANALNRVVDARIDAKNPRTASRQIPKGQIGKKETLVLVAACFLVMVFSASRLNLLCLFLSPLALFLMTIYSYTKRFTWTCHLVLGITCACAPVGAWLAVTGKFSLIPLFFGAANCLWTAGFDIIYGSQDYEFDKANGLHSIPVQFGVRGGLWISTLFHVAALLCLCIAGVLLYPQFGVLYGTGLGIIAVLMVIQHRLVSPDHLENVNIASYSISQITSIVLLVFGTLDVYL; from the coding sequence ATGGGATCGATCATTGGAAAAATAGTAAATAAATTAAATGAATACGGGAAGCTGGTCATGTTCAGCCATACCATCTTTTCCCTGGCCTTTGCCGCAGTGGCCCTGCTTGCTGTTTCCAGCGGCCGGCCGGATCCAAAAGTCGTATTCTGGGCTGCCGTAGCCTTTTTAAGCGCCAGAACAGGTGCTAATGCCTTAAACCGGGTGGTGGATGCCAGGATCGACGCCAAAAACCCCAGAACAGCAAGCCGCCAGATTCCAAAGGGACAGATCGGAAAAAAGGAAACCCTGGTCCTGGTGGCAGCCTGCTTTCTGGTTATGGTGTTCAGCGCCTCCCGTTTAAACCTGCTATGTCTCTTCCTTTCCCCTCTGGCTTTGTTCCTGATGACAATCTACTCCTACACGAAACGATTCACCTGGACATGCCATCTGGTTCTGGGTATCACATGCGCCTGCGCTCCCGTAGGAGCCTGGCTGGCGGTAACGGGGAAGTTTTCCCTGATACCGCTTTTCTTTGGTGCTGCCAACTGCCTATGGACTGCGGGATTCGATATTATCTACGGCTCTCAGGATTATGAATTTGATAAGGCAAACGGACTCCATTCCATCCCTGTGCAGTTTGGCGTGAGAGGCGGGTTATGGATCAGTACCCTGTTCCATGTGGCTGCACTGCTTTGCCTGTGTATTGCCGGAGTACTGCTCTATCCCCAGTTTGGTGTGCTCTATGGAACCGGCCTGGGGATTATCGCGGTTCTTATGGTGATTCAGCACCGGCTGGTATCACCGGATCATCTGGAAAATGTCAATATTGCGTCCTACAGCATCAGCCAGATCACCAGTATCGTGCTTCTGGTCTTCGGAACTCTGGATGTATACTTATAA
- a CDS encoding menaquinone biosynthesis decarboxylase, protein MSYRGLQDFIHKLEERGELIRVTEKVSPLLEITEITDRVCKSESNSGKALLFEHVEGSPYPVLMNAFGTDKRMALSLGADNLDDIAADIGAYLDFGNYTSFLKLISFSPKLLRLLCCFPFRSRFHVKRPSCQEVIEREPDLEQLPVLHCWPLDGGRFFTLPLVFTKYPDTKLQNIGMYRMQVLDSKTTAMHWQKHKDGAGIYEAYRKKGCPMPVSVALGCDPAVTYASTAPLPPKLDEMMLAGFLRKRPVKMVKCITNDLYVPEDAEFVLEGYVDPQEELVWEGPFGDHTGYYSLADWYPRFHVTTITHKKHPVYPATVVGKPPMEDCYMAKATERIFLPVLKTAIPELQDIHLPFEGVFHNCAVISVKSSYPGAARTVMNAIWGMGQMRTAKMIVAVDETIDPCDAAAVWQEVLRYAHPEEDFVVSKGPLDALDHSSDYPLYGGRLGIDATSRGKEAFTEGALEIVPIRKEQPWGGRQKALSMLEEKKASLILIVDEDVDPSDHSTVMWRVFNNIDVTRDMFTDGRRAAFDATRKRLEEGLSRPWPEDIVMTDEIKKKVSAKWSAYGIDHWKNSK, encoded by the coding sequence ATGTCATACCGAGGACTACAGGATTTTATTCATAAATTGGAAGAGAGAGGGGAACTGATCCGGGTGACGGAGAAAGTATCCCCTCTCCTGGAAATAACAGAGATCACTGACAGGGTCTGCAAGTCAGAAAGTAACAGTGGCAAAGCGCTTTTGTTTGAACATGTGGAGGGCTCTCCCTATCCGGTGCTGATGAACGCCTTTGGCACCGATAAGCGGATGGCCCTTTCTCTTGGAGCGGATAACTTAGACGATATCGCAGCGGATATAGGTGCCTATCTGGATTTTGGGAATTATACATCGTTTTTAAAGCTGATCTCCTTTTCACCAAAGCTCCTGCGCCTGTTATGCTGCTTTCCTTTCAGGAGCCGTTTTCATGTTAAAAGGCCCAGCTGCCAGGAGGTTATAGAGAGAGAACCAGACTTAGAACAGCTGCCAGTTCTGCATTGCTGGCCTCTTGACGGAGGGCGTTTCTTTACACTTCCCCTTGTCTTTACAAAATATCCTGATACAAAGCTACAAAACATAGGCATGTACCGGATGCAGGTACTGGATTCCAAGACAACGGCCATGCACTGGCAGAAACACAAGGATGGGGCCGGTATTTACGAAGCATACAGAAAGAAGGGCTGTCCTATGCCCGTATCCGTTGCACTTGGATGCGACCCGGCAGTGACATATGCTTCCACAGCTCCTCTTCCGCCGAAACTGGATGAGATGATGCTGGCCGGATTCTTAAGAAAAAGGCCGGTAAAAATGGTGAAATGCATTACCAACGATCTCTATGTGCCGGAGGATGCGGAATTTGTACTGGAGGGCTATGTAGATCCTCAGGAAGAACTGGTCTGGGAAGGACCTTTCGGAGATCATACCGGTTATTATTCTCTGGCGGACTGGTATCCCAGATTTCATGTTACAACGATTACCCATAAAAAACATCCTGTCTATCCTGCCACAGTAGTGGGCAAACCTCCTATGGAAGACTGCTATATGGCAAAGGCTACAGAACGCATCTTCCTTCCCGTATTAAAGACAGCGATTCCCGAGCTGCAGGATATCCATTTACCATTTGAAGGAGTCTTCCATAACTGCGCAGTGATATCGGTGAAATCATCCTATCCGGGAGCTGCCAGAACTGTCATGAACGCCATATGGGGCATGGGACAGATGAGAACTGCAAAGATGATCGTGGCGGTCGATGAAACCATAGATCCCTGTGATGCGGCAGCTGTCTGGCAGGAGGTCTTGCGCTACGCCCATCCGGAGGAGGATTTTGTAGTCAGCAAAGGGCCGTTAGATGCTCTGGATCATTCTTCCGATTATCCTTTGTATGGCGGACGGCTTGGTATAGATGCCACTAGCAGAGGGAAAGAAGCCTTTACCGAAGGAGCGCTTGAAATCGTTCCTATTCGTAAGGAACAGCCCTGGGGAGGAAGGCAAAAAGCCCTTTCCATGCTGGAAGAAAAAAAGGCTTCCCTCATTTTAATTGTGGACGAGGATGTAGACCCGTCAGATCATTCCACAGTCATGTGGCGGGTATTTAATAATATTGACGTTACCAGAGATATGTTTACGGATGGCAGGCGGGCGGCTTTCGATGCTACAAGAAAGCGTCTGGAGGAGGGACTTTCCCGTCCCTGGCCGGAAGATATCGTGATGACAGATGAAATCAAAAAAAAGGTGTCAGCGAAATGGAGTGCTTATGGGATCGATCATTGGAAAAATAGTAAATAA
- a CDS encoding UbiX family flavin prenyltransferase has protein sequence MKQYVVGITGASGSIYGLRTVEALLEGGARVRLILTGTGEKVLAYETGREAGEWIDDFKKRFRNQLILEDNNDLFSAAASGSHLTDGMIIAPCSMSKLAHIAAGITPDLMTRAADVALKQRRPLVLMPRETPLSQIHLKNMLTLAECGAFIVPAMPAFYQKPKCLDDMADFMAGRVLDCLGVENRRYPRWKEEE, from the coding sequence ATGAAACAATATGTAGTTGGAATTACAGGCGCCAGCGGAAGCATTTACGGCCTTCGGACAGTAGAAGCCCTGCTGGAAGGCGGAGCCAGAGTACGGCTCATCCTGACGGGAACAGGGGAAAAGGTCTTGGCCTATGAAACCGGACGAGAAGCTGGTGAATGGATTGATGATTTTAAGAAACGCTTTAGAAATCAGCTTATCCTGGAAGATAACAACGATCTGTTTTCCGCTGCAGCCAGCGGTTCCCATCTGACAGATGGAATGATTATCGCACCATGCTCCATGTCAAAGCTGGCCCACATTGCGGCAGGAATTACACCGGATTTAATGACCCGGGCTGCCGATGTGGCGTTAAAACAGCGGCGTCCTCTGGTGTTAATGCCCAGGGAAACGCCCCTGTCCCAGATTCATTTGAAAAATATGCTGACTCTGGCAGAGTGCGGTGCATTTATCGTACCTGCTATGCCGGCCTTTTACCAGAAGCCAAAATGCCTCGACGACATGGCGGATTTTATGGCCGGCCGGGTACTTGATTGCCTGGGGGTGGAAAATCGCCGGTACCCCAGATGGAAAGAAGAAGAATAA
- a CDS encoding ABC transporter permease yields the protein MRKKMWVFIKGFLLVNLLWFLLAALLSTSVLPGPLTVYYKFSQVINGGLWLHIGASLGRVAAGLTLALLIGVPVGILMASSAIANRVLHPLVYFSYPVPKTALLPVCMLLLGLGNGSKILIIVLTTVFQIIVAVRDAAEHIDQGIYYVAISAGARKRSILKDITLPAVLPELFTSIRIGTGTSLAILLIVEAYGTRWGMGYYILDAWSRINYVQMYGGIVIMSVVGAALFWILDGIQWALCKGTK from the coding sequence ATGAGAAAAAAAATGTGGGTCTTTATAAAAGGCTTTTTACTTGTAAATTTACTCTGGTTCCTTCTCGCTGCCCTTCTGTCCACCTCCGTGCTTCCAGGGCCGCTAACGGTCTACTACAAGTTCAGCCAGGTAATAAACGGAGGGCTTTGGCTTCATATAGGAGCCAGCTTAGGCCGTGTAGCGGCAGGCCTCACCCTTGCCCTTCTCATCGGCGTACCTGTTGGAATCCTTATGGCCTCCTCTGCCATCGCCAACCGCGTTCTTCACCCTCTGGTGTACTTTTCCTACCCGGTTCCCAAAACAGCGCTGCTTCCGGTCTGTATGCTGCTTTTAGGGCTTGGCAATGGCTCTAAAATTCTCATCATCGTCCTGACCACGGTATTCCAGATCATTGTGGCTGTCCGGGATGCGGCGGAGCATATTGATCAGGGAATTTATTATGTGGCAATAAGCGCGGGCGCCCGCAAACGAAGTATCTTAAAGGATATCACCCTGCCTGCGGTGCTGCCGGAGCTGTTCACCAGCATTCGGATTGGAACAGGAACATCCTTAGCCATCCTTTTAATAGTAGAAGCTTATGGAACCCGTTGGGGAATGGGCTACTACATTCTGGACGCATGGTCCAGGATTAACTACGTTCAGATGTACGGCGGCATTGTCATCATGTCGGTGGTAGGAGCAGCATTATTCTGGATTTTGGATGGAATTCAGTGGGCGTTGTGCAAGGGAACGAAGTAA
- a CDS encoding ATP-binding cassette domain-containing protein: MLKVKDISVTYGKGGMHKVIDQVSWQLETGTVLAVAGPSGCGKSTMVHALAGILPYTGSITLDGNGLGPKTCSIGLIPQNYGLLPWKTVKENCLFTAKIRGNTHDLEMQLSGLCKELGIDGLLERYPGTLSGGQAQRVALARAFLMNPELLLMDEPFAALDIAAALAARELFLRIWKEKKPTAVIVTHRVEDALYLAHNIAVMKRGGGFNLFCENPWQGVKRPSEAAYAELEQQITEKIIKADEI, from the coding sequence ATGCTGAAAGTAAAAGATATCTCTGTCACATATGGGAAAGGCGGGATGCATAAAGTCATTGACCAGGTGTCCTGGCAGCTGGAGACCGGAACGGTCCTGGCTGTTGCAGGTCCCTCCGGCTGCGGAAAATCCACCATGGTTCACGCCCTGGCAGGTATACTGCCTTATACGGGCTCCATCACCCTGGATGGTAACGGGCTTGGCCCCAAAACGTGTTCTATCGGGCTGATCCCTCAAAACTATGGGCTGCTGCCCTGGAAGACAGTAAAGGAAAACTGCCTGTTTACAGCCAAAATCCGTGGAAATACCCATGACCTGGAGATGCAGCTTTCCGGCCTGTGCAAAGAGCTTGGGATTGACGGGCTATTGGAACGTTATCCGGGTACATTAAGCGGCGGCCAGGCGCAGCGTGTGGCTCTTGCAAGAGCCTTTCTTATGAATCCGGAGCTTCTCCTGATGGACGAGCCTTTCGCTGCACTGGATATTGCGGCGGCTCTGGCTGCGAGGGAACTGTTTCTGAGGATCTGGAAGGAAAAAAAGCCCACTGCAGTCATAGTGACCCATCGGGTGGAAGACGCCCTTTACCTTGCCCATAACATCGCAGTTATGAAACGGGGCGGCGGCTTCAATCTTTTCTGTGAAAATCCATGGCAGGGTGTAAAACGTCCCTCAGAAGCAGCATATGCTGAGCTTGAACAGCAGATCACGGAGAAAATCATAAAGGCGGATGAGATATGA
- a CDS encoding methyl-accepting chemotaxis protein translates to MSIKKLIYNIMACLAILSILSTGLMFLFLDQNQSNGTIVNYCGVVRGATQRIMKLHLLDQPVEEQIAKVEKAMDGIIAGDKELGLPVPRDKELVSQMQEIRTYWKEQILPLLNDGQNEKLLENSEELFNKSNAAVSQAEKYSAQGITKLKAISAITLVINLISIYLILMIIRRKILIPVKTLENGMERLSQGDLQSEIDYTSTNELGMLANSMRTSINTLSDYISRIGDSMKQMEQGNFDLLSQQYIGDFINIGHSIETFTAQISETLDQLHQTSEQVSAGAEHVAASSQLLAVGAAEQNGAIDDLSHAVETIVTKIDYTTENASVFNTKAQTMGVSLDESEQQMRHLLQAMEGIQKNSEEIIKINKTIEDIAFQTNILALNAAVEAARAGDAGKGFAVVADEVRNLAAKSALAAKNTSELIDVSVRSVETGKDLTDSMATILSTVLMDAREIAAGIGEIQSASKEQSLSVSHITDSVDKISAVVQSNSATAQESAAASEELSAQAKVLSGLANQFTLKRM, encoded by the coding sequence GTGAGCATTAAGAAACTTATATACAACATAATGGCCTGTCTCGCAATTCTAAGCATTTTAAGTACTGGCCTGATGTTTCTGTTTTTGGACCAAAACCAAAGCAACGGAACGATTGTAAATTATTGCGGTGTTGTAAGAGGTGCAACACAGCGCATTATGAAGCTTCATTTACTTGATCAGCCGGTGGAAGAGCAGATTGCTAAGGTAGAGAAGGCCATGGATGGAATCATCGCAGGCGACAAAGAGCTTGGGCTTCCAGTGCCAAGAGACAAAGAGCTGGTTTCACAGATGCAGGAGATCCGTACATATTGGAAAGAGCAGATCCTGCCCCTTTTAAATGATGGACAGAATGAAAAGCTGTTGGAAAACAGTGAGGAGCTTTTTAACAAAAGCAATGCCGCTGTTTCTCAGGCTGAAAAATACTCCGCCCAGGGAATTACAAAGCTTAAGGCTATAAGCGCCATTACCCTGGTAATCAATCTGATCTCCATTTACTTAATTCTGATGATTATCCGCAGAAAGATCCTGATTCCGGTAAAAACCCTGGAAAATGGAATGGAGCGCTTGTCACAGGGAGATTTACAGAGCGAGATCGATTATACATCAACGAATGAACTGGGGATGCTGGCAAACAGCATGAGAACGTCCATAAACACGCTGTCCGACTATATTTCCCGCATTGGAGACTCCATGAAGCAGATGGAACAGGGGAATTTTGATTTGCTCTCCCAGCAGTATATTGGAGATTTTATCAATATCGGGCACTCCATTGAAACGTTTACCGCACAGATATCAGAGACTCTGGACCAGCTGCACCAGACCTCCGAGCAGGTATCTGCAGGCGCAGAGCATGTTGCGGCAAGTTCCCAGCTTCTGGCTGTGGGAGCTGCAGAGCAGAACGGCGCGATTGATGATCTGTCTCATGCCGTAGAAACCATTGTAACAAAAATAGATTATACTACGGAAAACGCCAGTGTTTTTAATACCAAAGCCCAGACAATGGGTGTGAGCCTCGATGAGAGTGAGCAGCAGATGCGGCACCTGCTTCAGGCAATGGAAGGGATCCAGAAAAATTCAGAGGAAATTATTAAGATTAACAAAACCATAGAGGACATTGCATTCCAAACCAATATCCTGGCATTAAATGCGGCTGTAGAAGCAGCAAGAGCAGGTGATGCAGGAAAGGGATTTGCCGTAGTGGCAGATGAAGTCAGGAATCTGGCGGCAAAGAGTGCGCTGGCGGCAAAAAACACTTCGGAACTTATAGACGTTTCTGTAAGATCGGTTGAAACGGGTAAGGATTTAACGGATTCCATGGCCACGATATTAAGCACTGTTTTAATGGATGCCAGAGAAATTGCAGCAGGCATCGGGGAGATCCAGTCAGCCTCTAAAGAGCAGAGCCTTTCTGTATCCCACATCACTGACAGTGTGGATAAGATTTCCGCAGTGGTACAATCCAATTCAGCAACCGCTCAGGAGAGCGCCGCTGCAAGCGAAGAGCTGTCTGCGCAGGCAAAGGTACTCAGCGGTCTGGCAAATCAGTTTACCTTAAAGAGAATGTGA
- a CDS encoding FAD:protein FMN transferase: MQNKKVITFIIIAGTLAALTMAAVNTAAIGVKKDQRFHAEFLKLFDTVTQIVGYAKNKEEFTQIATDVHDELETYHELYDIYNDYDGINNIKTINDNAGKSPVKVDQKIIDMLKAAEEAYEKTDGKVNVAMGSVLSIWHDYRTKGIDNPETAQVPPMDKLKEAALHTDFSKVIIDEDASTVYLEDPGMRLDVGAIAKGYATELVARSLEAKGIDHVLLSVGGNIRAIGIRGDGKPWKLDIQNPDLDSDKKAIDTLDLDGFSLVSSGDYERYYIVDGVKYHHIIDPLTLMPAAYFRAVSVVCKDSGWADALSTAIFNMPYEEGLAMIEDMKGVEAMWVLPDSTIKTSSGYEAYRSHDR, from the coding sequence ATGCAAAATAAAAAAGTAATAACTTTTATAATCATTGCCGGAACTCTGGCAGCGCTTACTATGGCGGCGGTTAATACCGCCGCCATAGGAGTTAAAAAGGATCAAAGATTTCACGCTGAGTTCCTAAAACTCTTCGATACCGTCACCCAGATCGTCGGATATGCAAAGAATAAAGAGGAATTTACCCAGATTGCCACGGACGTTCATGATGAGCTGGAGACGTACCATGAGCTATATGATATTTACAATGATTATGACGGTATAAACAATATTAAGACCATCAATGATAATGCCGGTAAAAGTCCCGTGAAAGTCGATCAGAAGATCATCGATATGTTAAAGGCGGCGGAAGAAGCCTATGAAAAAACAGACGGCAAAGTAAATGTAGCCATGGGAAGTGTTCTGTCCATCTGGCACGACTATCGCACAAAGGGCATAGATAACCCGGAGACAGCCCAGGTTCCCCCTATGGACAAACTGAAAGAGGCAGCCCTACATACGGATTTCTCAAAGGTCATCATAGATGAAGATGCTTCCACCGTATACCTGGAGGATCCTGGAATGCGCTTAGACGTGGGGGCCATTGCAAAAGGCTACGCCACAGAACTGGTAGCTAGATCTCTGGAAGCCAAGGGGATTGACCATGTTCTTCTCAGTGTAGGAGGCAATATCCGTGCCATCGGTATCCGGGGAGACGGAAAGCCCTGGAAGCTGGATATCCAAAATCCGGATCTTGACAGTGATAAAAAGGCCATTGATACTTTGGATTTAGACGGCTTTTCTCTCGTCAGCAGCGGTGATTATGAAAGGTATTACATTGTGGATGGGGTGAAATATCACCATATTATCGACCCTTTGACACTGATGCCTGCAGCATACTTCCGGGCAGTTTCCGTTGTTTGTAAGGACTCTGGCTGGGCAGATGCGCTGTCTACCGCCATATTTAATATGCCCTATGAAGAGGGACTGGCTATGATCGAAGATATGAAGGGTGTTGAAGCGATGTGGGTTCTGCCGGATAGCACCATCAAAACCAGCAGCGGCTACGAAGCATACCGCAGCCATGACCGTTAG
- a CDS encoding MerR family transcriptional regulator — translation MFKIGEFSKLTQVSIRMLRYYDETGLLTPAATDRFTNYRLYAAEQIPALNKIIFLRDLGFNVSEIAIALNYWEDGFIAKLLEDKRLEIENVIKAEQEKLSKIELAKNDILREKMAINYNVSIKSIPSYQVFSLRRIVTDYYAEGQLWKEMSAFADKNNIPVSSDTFTIYHDMDYREKDVDMEICAPVARMGENTNGFVFRNTDPVPNMACTMVCGPFENIAGAFLAFASWLQEHNQYKMIGQSRQIVHRGPWNEECPDKYLTEIQIPLERI, via the coding sequence ATGTTCAAAATAGGCGAGTTTTCTAAATTAACGCAAGTATCAATCCGCATGTTAAGGTATTACGATGAAACAGGTCTGTTAACGCCTGCGGCAACCGATCGGTTCACCAATTACAGGTTATATGCTGCGGAGCAGATTCCCGCTTTGAATAAAATAATCTTCTTGCGGGATTTAGGTTTTAATGTTTCTGAAATTGCGATTGCCCTTAATTATTGGGAAGATGGGTTTATTGCAAAGCTGCTTGAAGATAAGCGCCTGGAAATCGAGAATGTAATTAAAGCAGAACAGGAGAAACTATCAAAAATTGAGTTGGCTAAGAATGATATTCTAAGAGAAAAGATGGCAATTAACTATAATGTTTCGATTAAATCCATTCCCAGTTATCAGGTATTTTCTTTAAGACGCATTGTTACCGATTATTATGCAGAGGGGCAGTTGTGGAAAGAAATGTCGGCCTTTGCAGATAAAAATAATATTCCTGTTTCGAGCGATACTTTTACCATATATCATGATATGGATTACAGAGAAAAGGATGTAGATATGGAAATATGTGCGCCTGTGGCCAGGATGGGGGAAAATACAAACGGGTTTGTGTTTCGTAATACGGACCCCGTTCCCAATATGGCTTGTACGATGGTCTGTGGACCTTTTGAAAATATTGCGGGGGCGTTTCTTGCTTTTGCAAGCTGGCTGCAGGAACATAACCAGTATAAAATGATCGGGCAAAGCAGGCAAATTGTTCACCGTGGGCCATGGAATGAGGAATGCCCCGATAAATACCTGACTGAAATACAAATCCCGCTGGAAAGAATTTAG
- a CDS encoding polyprenyl synthetase family protein → MTNRELLEDADSLRYGFEEAFQLMASAVEKHLSSAPPVIRTYTAHLAKSTGKFIRAYGLMACSMDEEDKVPADAITLASAVELLHLATLVHDDVIDDADTRRGIDTLQKRFGKKAAVICGDYLLSLALKLAVSIPKRKEYEALDMSNYLCRICMGELRQEINNGNLDLSVYRYLSIIKGKTAALFEASFHGGAMLSTTDERKLRMYRKVGNDVGMIFQLMDDCIDYEMDESDAKKSVRSDYEEGVVTLPLIHAMKQDENFLMQVKNGLVSAKELYDRVLEAGGTAYTKAMAGRYYTKAVSTIGALNLSEAKMARIMTVVDKSYYGIKK, encoded by the coding sequence ATGACTAATAGAGAATTGTTGGAGGATGCAGACAGCCTGCGGTATGGTTTTGAAGAGGCTTTCCAATTAATGGCATCAGCTGTGGAAAAGCATTTATCTTCAGCGCCTCCTGTCATCAGGACTTACACGGCCCATCTGGCAAAGTCCACAGGTAAGTTCATCCGTGCTTATGGGCTGATGGCCTGTTCCATGGATGAAGAGGATAAAGTTCCGGCAGATGCCATTACCCTGGCTTCTGCAGTAGAACTGCTGCATTTGGCCACCCTGGTCCATGATGATGTAATCGATGACGCTGATACAAGGCGGGGGATCGACACGCTTCAAAAGAGATTTGGCAAAAAAGCGGCGGTCATTTGCGGAGATTACCTCTTATCCCTGGCACTTAAACTGGCGGTTTCCATTCCTAAAAGGAAAGAATACGAAGCCCTGGATATGTCCAATTATCTATGCAGAATCTGCATGGGAGAATTACGCCAGGAAATCAACAATGGGAACCTGGATCTATCCGTTTACCGCTATCTAAGCATCATCAAAGGAAAAACAGCGGCGCTTTTTGAAGCATCCTTTCACGGCGGCGCCATGCTGTCCACAACGGATGAGAGAAAACTTCGCATGTACCGTAAGGTCGGCAATGATGTAGGCATGATTTTTCAGCTCATGGATGACTGTATTGATTATGAGATGGATGAAAGTGATGCTAAGAAAAGCGTCCGGTCCGATTATGAAGAAGGAGTTGTCACCTTGCCTCTCATTCATGCCATGAAACAGGATGAGAACTTTTTAATGCAGGTTAAAAACGGCCTGGTTTCCGCGAAGGAACTCTATGACAGAGTTTTGGAAGCCGGCGGAACCGCTTATACAAAAGCAATGGCTGGCAGATACTATACAAAAGCAGTAAGCACCATCGGAGCTCTTAATTTATCCGAGGCCAAGATGGCCAGGATCATGACCGTGGTGGATAAATCTTATTATGGTATTAAAAAATAA
- a CDS encoding SAM-dependent methyltransferase: MQNFHVTPIGKINVNKDGMFIELEPKYIPALQALDGFSHLSVIWWFSDFDNEQMRNIIETPQPYKKSPAVMGIFATRSPVRPNPIALSTAQVIHIDYETGIIQIAYIDANDGTPVLDIKPYTPSLDRVETPSVPDWCCHWPMSLEESGTFHWEDEFNF, from the coding sequence ATGCAAAATTTTCATGTAACCCCTATTGGTAAAATCAATGTCAACAAAGATGGAATGTTCATTGAGCTTGAACCGAAGTATATTCCCGCCTTGCAGGCGTTAGATGGGTTCAGCCATCTTAGTGTTATTTGGTGGTTCAGTGACTTTGATAACGAGCAAATGAGGAATATCATTGAAACCCCGCAGCCTTATAAAAAATCTCCTGCAGTAATGGGTATATTCGCTACAAGATCGCCTGTTCGCCCTAATCCGATTGCACTGTCAACCGCACAAGTTATTCATATAGATTATGAAACGGGCATTATTCAAATTGCTTATATTGATGCGAATGATGGTACACCTGTACTTGATATAAAGCCATATACGCCGAGCCTGGATAGGGTGGAAACTCCCAGTGTACCGGATTGGTGCTGTCACTGGCCTATGAGTTTGGAGGAATCAGGAACCTTTCATTGGGAAGATGAATTTAACTTTTAA